From the genome of Vicia villosa cultivar HV-30 ecotype Madison, WI linkage group LG2, Vvil1.0, whole genome shotgun sequence, one region includes:
- the LOC131646113 gene encoding dof zinc finger protein DOF5.7 yields the protein MSPDETQQTSKSAKDINHQQGSGGRKTSSSTSSSTKPQEQNMKCPRCDSPNTKFCYYNNYSLTQPRHFCKTCRRYWTKGGALRNVPIGGGCRKNKRVKSSSRLSCDSKDSATSSSEFVGGLKFLHSLSSPSMDFHLGNGLPFPRLQLQHHPPLFNHFPSYGETSSAMNYPATSNSLAAMNYPFSTGNSNYNGAIQGLSSMNINHGNSNIASSIESLSSMNQDLHWKLQQQRLSMLFGGENQKDNNNQTEKPLQPILFQNLEVSKPSGGNFCVGNSRREGSNGGADTPTEWFFGNSYGSAAATPTASGGAGHDNGSNWNGGGVHAWNDVQQQYSSMP from the coding sequence ATGTCACCTGATGAAACACAACAAACCTCAAAGTCTGCAAAAGACATCAACCACCAACAAGGCTCTGGTGGTCGGAAAACATCTTCCTCAACATCTTCCTCAACAAAACCACAAGAACAAAACATGAAGTGTCCTAGATGTGACTCACCGAACACAAAATTCTGTTACTACAACAACTACAGCTTAACGCAACCGAGGCATTTCTGCAAAACATGTAGAAGATATTGGACAAAAGGTGGAGCTTTACGCAACGTTCCTATAGGTGGTGGATGTAGAAAAAACAAGAGAGTGAAATCATCATCAAGACTCTCTTGTGACTCCAAAGATTCTGCTACTTCTTCTTCGGAGTTTGTTGGTGGTTTGAAGTTTCTTCATTCTCTTTCTTCTCCTTCCATGGATTTTCACCTTGGTAATGGTTTACCTTTTCCTAGGCTTCAACTTCAGCACCACCCTCCATTATTTAACCATTTTCCTTCTTATGGAGAAACTTCTTCTGCCATGAATTACCCAGCTACTTCAAATTCTCTTGCTGCTATGAATTACCCTTTTTCAACAGGTAATAGTAATTATAACGGTGCAATTCAAGGTTTGAGTTCAATGAATATTAATCATGGTAACAGTAACATTGCTTCTTCTATTGAGTCACTGAGTTCTATGAACCAAGACTTGCACTGGAAGCTACAGCAACAGAGATTATCCATGCTGTTTGGTGGAGAAAACCAGAAAGATAACAATAATCAGACAGAGAAACCACTTCAACCTATTTTGTTTCAGAATCTCGAGGTTTCAAAACCATCTGGTGGGAATTTCTGTGTTGGAAATTCAAGAAGAGAAGGTTCAAATGGTGGAGCAGATACACCGACGGAGTGGTTTTTCGGTAATTCTTACGGTTCTGCAGCTGCTACACCTACTGCAAGTGGTGGAGCTGGTCATGATAATGGAAGCAACTGGAATGGTGGTGGTGTACATGCTTGGAATGATGTGCAGCAGCAATATAGTTCCATGCCCTAG